Proteins encoded together in one Flavobacteriales bacterium window:
- a CDS encoding S41 family peptidase: MRDPRTIHPAVPLLLSLALVAGLFIGHGMRREHMPLPALFVAPGTSPSDKVDQVLDLIDRQYVDTVAKTQLVEEVIQDLLQRLDPHSYYISAAELRAAQEPLEGSFEGIGVEFAIQHDTVVVIAPVEGGPSAALGIRAGDRIVAADGKPMTGMDITNEQVMERLRGPGGSSVTVSIVRKGQARPFEVTIQRGKIPITSVAASLLRPDGTGYIKLVRFARTTHQEFVDAARALQQAGMQRLVLDLRGNGGGYLNAAIELADEFLPEGRMIVYTQGRSHPRQDYRATRNGLLETVPLAVLIDEGSASASEILAGAVQDNDRGTIVGRRSFGKGLVQEHLDLPDHSAVRLTTARYYTPSGRSIQRPYGEGIDYADDLAARFDHGELLHADSAQVDSAQVFRTGSGRVVYGGGGITPDLFVAADTAGTTRFLNELFFSGTLNQFAFDVVDRDRARFEAFGDPLVFRDRFRMDDRLWADLVAHAAKEGIADRPAERTQSAKAIEQRLKAGIARNVWGNEGFYRILLDSDSIFLKADERLRTGG, from the coding sequence ATGAGGGACCCCCGCACCATCCACCCGGCGGTGCCGCTGCTGCTGAGCCTGGCCCTGGTGGCCGGACTCTTCATCGGCCACGGCATGCGCCGCGAGCACATGCCCCTGCCCGCCCTCTTCGTGGCCCCCGGCACCAGCCCCTCCGACAAGGTGGACCAGGTGCTCGACCTCATCGACCGGCAGTACGTGGACACCGTGGCCAAGACGCAGCTGGTGGAGGAGGTGATCCAGGACCTTCTGCAACGGCTCGACCCCCACAGCTACTACATCAGCGCCGCCGAACTGCGCGCCGCCCAGGAGCCCCTCGAAGGCAGCTTCGAGGGCATCGGGGTGGAGTTCGCCATCCAGCACGACACCGTGGTGGTGATCGCCCCGGTGGAAGGCGGCCCCAGCGCCGCATTGGGCATCCGCGCCGGCGATCGCATCGTGGCCGCCGACGGGAAGCCCATGACCGGCATGGACATCACCAACGAACAGGTGATGGAGCGCCTGCGCGGCCCGGGCGGCAGCTCGGTCACCGTGTCCATCGTGCGAAAGGGCCAGGCCCGCCCCTTCGAGGTCACCATCCAACGCGGCAAGATCCCCATCACCAGCGTGGCCGCCAGCCTGCTCCGCCCCGATGGCACCGGATACATCAAGCTCGTGCGCTTCGCACGCACCACACACCAGGAGTTCGTGGACGCGGCCCGGGCTCTGCAGCAGGCCGGCATGCAGCGCTTGGTCCTTGACCTGCGTGGCAACGGCGGCGGATACCTCAACGCGGCCATCGAACTGGCCGATGAGTTCCTGCCCGAGGGCCGGATGATCGTGTACACCCAGGGCCGCTCGCATCCGCGCCAGGACTACCGCGCCACGCGCAACGGGCTGCTGGAGACGGTGCCCCTGGCCGTGCTGATCGACGAAGGCAGCGCCAGTGCCAGTGAGATCCTGGCCGGCGCGGTGCAGGACAATGACCGCGGAACGATCGTGGGCCGCCGCTCCTTCGGGAAAGGCCTGGTGCAGGAACACCTCGACCTGCCCGATCACAGCGCCGTGCGCCTGACCACCGCCCGCTATTACACCCCCAGCGGCCGAAGCATTCAGCGGCCCTACGGGGAGGGGATCGACTATGCCGATGATCTGGCCGCGCGCTTCGACCACGGAGAACTGTTACACGCCGATAGCGCCCAGGTGGACTCCGCCCAGGTGTTCCGCACCGGAAGCGGCCGCGTCGTGTACGGTGGCGGAGGGATCACTCCGGACCTCTTCGTGGCCGCCGACACCGCCGGCACCACCCGCTTCCTCAACGAGCTGTTCTTCAGCGGCACCTTGAACCAGTTCGCCTTCGATGTGGTGGACCGCGACCGTGCACGCTTCGAGGCCTTCGGGGATCCCCTCGTGTTCCGTGACCGGTTCCGGATGGACGACCGGCTTTGGGCCGACCTGGTCGCCCATGCCGCCAAGGAGGGCATCGCCGATCGTCCTGCGGAACGCACCCAAAGCGCAAAGGCCATCGAGCAGCGGCTCAAGGCGGGCATCGCCCGGAATGTCTGGGGCAACGAGGGCTTCTATCGCATCCTGCTGGACAGCGACAGCATCTTCCTCAAGGCGGACGAGCGGCTGCGCACCGGCGGTTGA
- a CDS encoding dCMP deaminase family protein: protein MGTQEQLVYSDPKKQERYDRAYMRMAQEWAKLSHCTRKKVGALIVREGMIISDGYNGTPTGFPNDCEDESGMTLWYVLHAEANAIMKVARSTNNARGATLYLTHSPCKECSKLILQAGIKRLVYLTAYKDPSGLDLLARGGVALQQLEPDPA, encoded by the coding sequence ATGGGCACGCAGGAGCAGTTGGTCTATTCCGACCCCAAGAAGCAGGAACGCTACGACCGCGCCTACATGCGCATGGCCCAGGAATGGGCGAAGCTGAGCCACTGCACACGCAAGAAGGTGGGCGCCCTCATCGTGAGGGAGGGCATGATCATCAGCGACGGCTACAACGGCACCCCCACCGGCTTCCCCAACGACTGTGAGGATGAGAGCGGCATGACCCTTTGGTACGTGCTGCACGCCGAGGCCAACGCCATCATGAAAGTGGCCCGCAGCACCAACAATGCGCGGGGTGCGACGTTGTACCTCACGCATTCACCCTGCAAGGAGTGCAGCAAGCTCATCCTGCAGGCCGGCATCAAGCGCCTCGTGTACCTCACCGCCTACAAGGACCCCTCCGGCCTGGACCTTCTGGCGCGTGGCGGGGTGGCCCTGCAGCAACTCGAACCCGACCCTGCATGA
- a CDS encoding glycine--tRNA ligase: MSNQEDRLKTLIGHAKEYGFVFPSSEIYDGLSATYDYGPYGVELKNNIRRYWWEAMTKLNENIVGIDAAIFMHPTTWKASGHVDAFNDPLIDNKDSKKRYRADVLLEEHMAKYADKIEKEVEKGRKKFGEAFDEAQFRATNPNVKRSQERIDAVEGRMKAALEANDLVAVRQLIIDEEIKCPISGTGNWTDVRQFNLMFATELGSVSGESSTIYLRPETAQGIFVNFLNVQKSARMKIPFGIAQTGKAFRNEIVARQFIFRMREFEQMEMQFFIKPGTQQEWYERWKAKRMAWHRALGLPADHYRYHDHIKLAHYADAACDIEFRFPMGFKELEGIHSRTDFDLANHEKYSGRKLTYFDPEANESYVPYVLETSIGLDRMFLAILSAAFDEEKLENGEERVVLRIPAALAPVKVAVLPLIKKDGLPEKARTIMDRLKLDHNCQYDEKDSIGKRYRRQDAIGTPYCITVDHETLTDDAVTIRERDSLQQERVRISEVERIVGEKVDLRGLLKQL; this comes from the coding sequence ATGAGCAACCAGGAAGACCGGCTCAAGACCCTCATCGGCCATGCCAAGGAGTATGGCTTCGTGTTCCCCAGCAGCGAGATCTACGACGGCCTCAGCGCCACCTACGACTACGGTCCGTACGGCGTGGAGCTGAAGAACAACATCCGCCGCTACTGGTGGGAGGCCATGACCAAGCTCAACGAGAACATCGTGGGCATCGACGCGGCCATCTTCATGCACCCCACCACCTGGAAGGCCAGCGGCCACGTGGACGCCTTCAACGATCCGCTGATCGACAACAAGGACAGCAAGAAGCGCTACCGCGCCGACGTGCTCCTCGAAGAGCACATGGCCAAGTACGCCGACAAGATCGAGAAGGAGGTGGAGAAGGGCCGCAAGAAGTTCGGCGAGGCCTTCGATGAGGCGCAATTCCGCGCCACCAACCCCAACGTGAAGCGCAGCCAGGAGCGGATCGATGCCGTGGAAGGCCGCATGAAGGCCGCGCTGGAGGCGAACGACCTGGTGGCCGTGCGTCAGCTGATCATCGACGAGGAGATCAAGTGCCCCATCAGCGGCACGGGCAACTGGACCGATGTGCGCCAGTTCAACCTGATGTTCGCCACCGAGCTGGGCAGTGTGAGCGGCGAGAGCAGCACCATCTACCTGCGTCCGGAGACCGCCCAGGGCATCTTCGTCAACTTCCTCAATGTGCAGAAGAGCGCGCGGATGAAGATCCCCTTCGGCATCGCACAGACCGGCAAGGCCTTCCGCAACGAGATCGTGGCGCGGCAGTTCATCTTCCGCATGCGCGAGTTCGAGCAGATGGAGATGCAGTTCTTCATCAAGCCCGGCACCCAGCAGGAGTGGTACGAGCGCTGGAAGGCCAAGCGCATGGCCTGGCACCGCGCCCTGGGCCTGCCCGCCGACCACTACCGCTACCACGACCACATCAAGCTGGCGCACTACGCCGACGCGGCCTGCGACATCGAGTTCCGCTTCCCGATGGGCTTCAAGGAACTTGAGGGCATCCACAGCCGCACCGACTTCGACCTGGCCAACCACGAGAAGTACAGCGGCCGCAAGCTCACCTACTTCGACCCCGAGGCCAACGAGAGCTACGTGCCCTACGTGCTGGAGACCAGCATCGGTCTGGACCGCATGTTCCTCGCCATCCTCAGCGCGGCCTTCGACGAGGAGAAGCTGGAGAACGGCGAGGAGCGCGTGGTGCTGCGCATCCCGGCGGCACTGGCGCCCGTGAAGGTGGCCGTGCTGCCGCTGATCAAAAAGGACGGTCTGCCCGAGAAGGCCCGCACCATCATGGACCGCCTGAAGCTGGACCACAACTGCCAGTACGACGAGAAGGACAGCATCGGCAAGCGCTACCGACGCCAGGACGCCATCGGAACACCTTACTGCATCACCGTGGACCACGAGACCCTTACGGACGACGCGGTCACCATCCGCGAGCGCGACAGCTTGCAGCAGGAGCGGGTGAGGATCAGCGAGGTGGAGCGGATCGTGGGCGAGAAGGTGGACCTGCGGGGGTTGTTGAAGCAGCTCTGA
- a CDS encoding gliding motility-associated C-terminal domain-containing protein yields MPTLLRIAWLLLPLLAGGPAVWAQPVNDDCASALTLCAQQPLTGNNTGAVGIPGFCPGTNSVLWYTFTTNSQGGPVNVAINGLDCPVVAGMDNELSVIVLSGDGSCLPGSFTAVGDCTQDSVDFTMTTDSLSANTQYWVLVSGVADNGATISAQCDFEITPSGPGMDIVGVDFSAGEDVEIGEGEYAELEATGGTTYTWTPNAGLSDDAIPDPLANPTETTTYTVTTQLNGCTYSDEVLVEVIRRIQPTNTITPNGDGFNDTWTIFGISDYPACEVTIYDRWGQRVFRSVGYAEPWGGTNGGARLPMATYYYHIVLNTREGGSAVAYTGSITIVR; encoded by the coding sequence ATGCCCACCCTGCTGCGGATCGCCTGGTTGCTGCTGCCTCTGCTGGCGGGCGGGCCTGCGGTGTGGGCCCAGCCGGTGAACGACGATTGCGCTTCGGCCCTGACGCTGTGCGCCCAGCAGCCGCTCACGGGGAACAATACGGGGGCCGTGGGCATCCCGGGCTTCTGCCCCGGCACCAACAGCGTGCTGTGGTACACCTTCACCACCAATTCGCAGGGCGGCCCGGTGAACGTGGCCATCAACGGATTGGACTGTCCGGTGGTGGCCGGCATGGACAATGAGCTCAGCGTCATCGTGCTGAGCGGCGACGGCAGCTGCCTGCCGGGCAGCTTCACTGCGGTGGGCGATTGCACCCAGGATTCGGTGGACTTCACCATGACCACGGACAGCCTGTCGGCCAATACGCAGTACTGGGTGCTGGTGAGCGGAGTGGCGGACAACGGGGCCACGATCAGCGCACAGTGCGACTTCGAGATCACGCCCAGTGGTCCCGGAATGGACATCGTGGGGGTGGATTTCAGCGCGGGCGAGGATGTGGAGATCGGCGAAGGCGAGTATGCGGAGCTGGAGGCCACCGGCGGCACCACCTACACCTGGACGCCGAACGCCGGGTTGAGCGATGACGCGATCCCCGATCCGTTGGCCAATCCGACGGAGACCACGACCTACACGGTGACCACGCAGTTGAACGGCTGCACGTACAGCGACGAGGTGCTGGTGGAGGTGATCCGGCGGATCCAACCGACGAACACCATCACTCCCAATGGCGATGGCTTCAATGACACGTGGACCATCTTCGGCATCTCGGATTACCCGGCCTGCGAGGTGACCATCTACGATCGCTGGGGCCAGCGTGTGTTCCGTAGCGTGGGCTATGCCGAACCCTGGGGCGGCACCAACGGCGGAGCGCGTCTGCCGATGGCCACCTACTACTACCACATCGTGCTCAATACCCGGGAGGGTGGGTCCGCCGTGGCCTACACCGGGTCCATCACCATCGTGCGATGA
- a CDS encoding type IX secretion system membrane protein PorP/SprF — translation MRAVLLLTVVLCAMGVRAQQVPQYSQNVLNYFNINPAVAGSKDCIDVRLGFRKQWVGFENAPTTGWASVHATIRNKKKPYLKGKHGIGGYVEADDTGPLGYTLINLAYAYHVRMNKDHYLAMGTFLGVKQQKFDVGQTLVADFNDPVLASKSSTFVFPIISPGIWLYSRTYWAGLSVHQLLNNRVPGIGTDSRLSPHYMLSAGYRWRLGRKTSVTPNALIKLSRGSPMAMDINAMLEWNRVLGIGVSYRNQDAVVAMVKFGFLKFFTLGYAYDITTSRLKAASSNTHEVILGITPCIPVDPSKRIVSCPIFE, via the coding sequence ATGAGGGCCGTGCTGCTGTTGACCGTCGTGCTCTGCGCCATGGGGGTGCGGGCGCAGCAGGTGCCGCAGTACTCGCAGAACGTCCTCAACTACTTCAACATCAATCCGGCGGTGGCGGGCAGCAAGGACTGCATCGACGTGCGGCTGGGTTTCCGCAAGCAGTGGGTCGGTTTCGAGAACGCACCCACCACGGGCTGGGCCAGTGTGCACGCCACCATCCGCAACAAGAAGAAACCCTACCTGAAGGGCAAGCACGGCATCGGCGGCTACGTGGAGGCCGACGACACGGGCCCGCTGGGCTATACGCTGATCAACCTCGCGTACGCCTACCACGTGCGCATGAACAAGGACCACTACCTGGCGATGGGCACCTTCCTGGGGGTGAAGCAGCAGAAGTTCGATGTGGGTCAGACGCTGGTAGCGGACTTCAACGACCCTGTGCTGGCGAGCAAGAGCTCCACCTTCGTGTTCCCGATCATCTCGCCCGGGATCTGGTTGTACAGCAGGACATACTGGGCCGGCCTCAGTGTGCACCAGCTGCTGAACAACCGTGTGCCCGGCATCGGGACGGATTCGCGGCTGAGCCCGCACTACATGCTGAGCGCGGGCTACCGCTGGCGCCTCGGCCGCAAGACGTCGGTGACCCCCAACGCACTGATCAAGCTCTCGCGAGGGTCGCCCATGGCCATGGACATCAACGCCATGCTGGAGTGGAACCGGGTGCTGGGCATCGGGGTGAGTTACCGCAACCAGGATGCAGTGGTGGCCATGGTGAAGTTCGGCTTCCTGAAGTTCTTCACCCTCGGCTACGCGTACGACATCACCACCTCGCGTCTGAAGGCCGCGAGCAGCAACACGCACGAGGTGATCCTGGGCATCACCCCCTGCATCCCGGTCGACCCCAGCAAGCGCATCGTCAGCTGCCCCATCTTCGAATAG